AGAGTTTGAAGCTTTAGAAAATTGTAGTATTTTTTTTAGCTATTTCTGACATTTTGACGGCCAGTGATTAGACAGTAAATTGAGGGAAACAGCCGAAAAATGAATAAGTGGAAATTATTGTTGGTCATAACTTTACAAAATACTGTATACTATAGTATACAGGAACTTTAACACATGTCATGTAAGGTAGCtcttttatttgaatgaaaaagttaaatgtcatgttCAAGCCATCATTTCTTATGACACTACAAATCATATCCATCTATTTACTGTTCACTTGAAatctttgttttaaagttgcaaTGTTTTTTTCGGCCATGAACCAGATTTTGTCTGAGGGAAGTAAACGTAAGCTTTTACAAATGTGCGGAATTAAAAGAAAAGTGTATAAAACACAGTAAATTTCTGTAAAGACATGTTTTTAAAACCTGTATCTCATTATACACATGTATGTTAATCCATATATCAATTATGTATAAGCTTTAATTGGTGCCATATAATAGGGACAGAAATAATCTTTAATCCAAAGACAGTAACTGGACCTGTACAGTAcatctccccacacacacacacacacacacaaagtccaaGTCTGTTTTTCTGATTTGTGTCTGTAGTCGGTTCCTGTGTGGTAAAGGTGTTTCAGCCAGAGGAAATGGAAATGTGCTGTtccccttttttccttttcccctcTTATCACACGCTGCTCCAAAGAAACTGGGTCAGTAGGAGAgcgtgagggagagagaggaaggacggATGAGGGAGAAAAGTGTGTTCTGCCTTTTCGCCTATAATGGTAGAGAAGAATGTGCAGAATGTGTAGTTTAAAGTGTGTGTCGCTCTTATTCTATCTCCAATATTTCCCTGAAAAGATACTTTGGAGTGTCCATTTCTGCCTGCGCAATATATCAGCTTAATATAGACAAATACCAGGTGTGAGCCTGGGTTTGTGTATCTGCCCGTGCCAAGTGCGGTGCGTTCAGAGCAACTCATTGAATCCTGGTGGAGTCAAATTGGCGGTTGTTCAAGTTGAGGACATGACATTAGTGAGGATGTATTATGGGCTGCAGTAAATATTTTAACAAGCTTTTGTGAAGAGTTtgtgatgctgcagctgcaaGTACAGTAAAACCACACACATCCACCGTCTGCCTTCAGACCACATCAGACATTCAGGTGCgctcctccctccgtctctcggCCCGTGCGTCTGTCCGGGCgctattaaattatgaataatcCTTTTCATTTGCTCATTCTGTTAAATTGAACCCCATCTCCTCTCCTGTGTTCCCCCAGGAGGTGAGCTACTGCCAAGGGATGAGTCAGATCGCTGCCATATTGCTCATGTATCTGAACGAGGAAGATGCCTTCTGGGCTCTGTCCCAGCTCCTCACCAACAGCAAGCATGCCATGCACggtgagacagaggaagaaacacaAGAATTCAGTGAGATTGGCTCAAACAGCGAGGACCTCAGCCAACAGTCTCTTTGcgaaaccacattgaaattcactcGATCCAGATTTTGgtttagatctgcaccaaactgcacacgcTCAATACGATCAGTCCCctgaaaatgtcagattttcCATCAACATTCATGTATTATTCTGTGAGAAAGCAACGAaatgttgaaaatgaaaatttcaAATGTCAAAGGAGGTGATAaaaaactgccccccccccgatccaGATCCCCGCCAAAAGTAAAAGTGtgtttcctgacccataccacatccttcttATGAATGTCATGGTAATTCGTCCAGTTGTTTCTGTGGAATCCTGTTgactaacaaacagacagaaaacaacccacttgatatatatatatattggacatacatttaaaaaaaaactatttcttaTTAAAAGGATCTTTACTTTTCAATATCTAAATATTCGGTCCAGTTGTCCATCACCTCAAACCATCTATGGCCTCCTGATTCATCTTGTGTCTCCCCGGTCCAGGGTTCTTCATCCCGGGCTTTCCCAAGCTGCACCGCTTCCAGGCCCACCACGAGCTGGTCCTCTCCAAAATGCTGCCAAAGCTGAAGAAGCACATGGTGAGTGACAGCACATTGTATTTATGACTTTAAATCAGGTCATTTTTCATGAAGTGTAAAACATGTAAGACTCGGTAAGATTTATAACTGAGAACAGATGATAAGGAGCGACTTTCAGCAGACACCATTTCTCATTAACTCGTGGCCCACAGGACAAGGAGCAGATGACAACAGGGATCTACACGACCAAATGGTTCCTACAGTGCTTCATTGACAGAGTGAGTTCTAGTTCTTGTGCTGCATCAAGATTGTCTCGTCCCAGATGTGTTCTGTGTTTAAACACCATCATTAATCCGTACACCAcagagcatcccccccccccttcccatcAAGCATAGCAACACATTCGAGGTGGTTTCATTACTTTCAGACTCACTCTGACGCCACGTGTCTCCCATAACAGACCCCCTTCACCCTCACCCTGCGTCTGTGGGACATCTACGTATTGGAGGGAGACAAGACGTTGACCGCCATGGCGTACACAACCCTCAAGTTGCACAAGAGTGAGTATGAGAGCGGTTTCACTATCTCCCGTGCTGTGCTGGATGAGTCGAGCTGTGGCTGCTGTTGCTATACTGCTGAACGTCTCTGTGCGGATTACACCGCACGCCGCCTCACGCTTGGCTGCCTCCTAACTGGGTGGCTTACATAATGCAAGTGGCCAGTTGCTGAGGAGAAGAATGGAAAGCTGACTTTTCATTGGATGCTTGCTCGATGCGTTGCCTCAGCACATTGGTCAGAAGCACTTCACTGATAGGACACTTGAAGATATGCTCGTGCTGTCTGTTATCGAAGGTTCCCTGACATTCGACCTCAAAGAATGGTGTCACTCATTCTATTATTAGTTTTGTGTTAAATTCCTGTCTGCGCTTTgtgttgcttgtgtgtgtccaaTCAGAGCGTCTGCAGAAGTTCCAGTTAGAGGACCTGAGGGAGTTTATCCAGGAGAAGCTGGGTGCTTCCTACTTCCTGCCTGATGATGTGGTGGTTGAGCAGTTACAGGCTGCCATGTCTGAGCTACGCAGTAAAAAGCTGGACCAGTCTTCTCCAGGTGCAGGTGTGTTCTGGTTGTTTTCTGTAACAGTTTAAAGCTCCTCAATTTATCCCAAAGTCTCCTATGTCAATAAGATCCCTGATTTCCATTTCTCTCTTTAGCCAAGCCAGACGAGCTACCAAAGAAACCTCTGGGTGAAGAGAGGCCGGTTCTCCTCCTGCCGCTGCCGCCGGACTCGCCTCCGGAGATCAAACAAGATCTGCAGCCCCACAGCCAGCCAGACACCGAGAGCCAGCAGTCAGACAGCAACACACAGCACAAGGCTTCTCCTGCAGAAGACCCGGGTTCAAGAAGCCTCtcaggcacaaacacaccttcatTGCCTTCACCAGACACAGTTGTAGTCCAAACACAAAGAACACCATCTCCTATAAGGCCTTGCAGAGCACCTCCTTTACCTCCGAAAACAAACAAGCCTTGTCCTGCGGTCGGGTTGGACAGAGATGTGAAGGAGACGCTAAAAGAGAGCAGCCAGACCGAAGACGGGGGAGAACCAGAGAGAAAGCCTGGAGACCTGGAGACCAAGGAAGAGCCGGTGGAGTGGCCCCCACCCTATATACCTCCTCCTCTGGATCCTCCTACCATGCAGGCTGAGGAAGAGATCATGGACTTCCCAGATCTGCCTCCGCCACCTTTATCTTTCGCTGAGCAGATTGACGCACGGCGTCTGGATTGTGACTCTCCCCGTCCAGGGAGTAGGACCAGACCAGAGACCCAGCGCCGCACTCCCTCTCCGCGCCCAGACTCACCACTGGTCACTCAAAAACCACCGGTGGCCCCTGATGtcacacagagaaaacctctTCCTCCCCCGAAGCCTTTCCTTCCCTgttccctcacctcctctccacgACTTCCTCCGCCAAAGCCGACCAAGTTCCCGGTCTCTCTCTACGTCCCGGTGCCTGCGGGCAGCAGACGACCGTCCAACACCTCCCAGTACGACAACCTTTCTGAGGTGGATGAGGATGACCGCTCCGTGGAGCGGCTGCTGGGCTCCACTCCGGAGGAGAATCCCAGCATGCACAGCAATCCTCCACACACGATTAATAGAGATTACGACCCTGCTCGCAACCCTTTGCCTCAACCTCCTgtcttcatccctccttccccttCTCCCACTCCTCCCTCGCTGTGCACTCTACCCAGTTTGCCACAGGAGCCTGAATTTGAAGGACAGGACAGCTGGGTGGAGGACTccatcctcccccctcctccacctagTTTCGCCGACAGACTCACTCCCCTCCAGTGCAGCGTGGCCTGCTGTTCGGACCCACACAGAGCCCCCTCGCCCAGCTACTCCAAGCCTTTCTCTCGGGGCCCCAGGGACCGTTCTGCCTTCCCAGCACCACTCTTATACACCAGGTCTCCCCCAGGCAACTCCAGGACCTCGGGACCGTCTGCAGTAGGTGTCCCATTGGTTCGATCCAGCCCAGACTTTTGCAggatgccccctggtggccagcCGCTGCCCAAATCAGTGACATTTtgaaagtgtcccaagtatcaTTGAAGCGTCACTGGTCGTACGTGAATGATTCAGACTCTGTAAATGCTTGATTCCTTTTCAACTCTGTGTAAGAGGTGATGGCCagtattatgtgtttgtgtgtgtgtgtgcatgtgtgtctgaaaGGACTGTTTCATCGATATGTACAGATTTCTGTGATACTTGCACCTTTTGTATGGGTAGTTAACTTTTCTAAAGTGTCAAACTAGTATTTAAAGCTGCTGTGTGCTTTCCTTTTCGCTGGACAGAAACATCGCAGCAAGCGTATTAACTCTCGCGTatgtgtgaaaccacatttggtTTTCAATGCGATGGACGTTCTTGAGAAATTCACACAGAAATAACACAGTGCATCTAATATCAGCTGCAGGTTTCATCTTAGGTCAGTTTCATTGTTTCCCGTCAAAGTGTCTTAACCTGATCCCAGTGCAGCGAGGGCAGCAACTCTACGCTCACTGGCTCGAGAGGCTGCAGCGTGACCTCACCTCTGCTAAACCACCCAAAGCCTAAACACAGCATTACTGTGGTTAAACGTGTCAAACTGTTCCGAGACGCTGCTTCTTTGTTACATCTTCAGGTCAGTGCTGAATGACACCAAAGCAGTTTGCATGGAAACTTTCCAAATGATGACTAAAGTTgtaggcagcagcagcagcagcagcagcagcgggggaGACATGGTGCAATAGGTCACTGGTATAAatactgagggggggggggcttcaggcAGGTAGCAGTGGGTACTCTGTGGgtatttttc
Above is a genomic segment from Pleuronectes platessa chromosome 7, fPlePla1.1, whole genome shotgun sequence containing:
- the si:dkeyp-19e1.3 gene encoding USP6 N-terminal-like protein — encoded protein: MKKDIDTLIAEERADIISKYDKGRQEGVRIDPWEDADYSIFKVTDRFGFLHEKELPTPSALEEKQKQQEIERVEKWLKMVKNWDKYRNTEKLVKRVYKGIPLQLRGQAWALLLDIEKVKKDNEGKYEKMKLQARDFSTEIKQIDLDVNRTFRNHIMFMDRFGVKQQALFHVLAAYSVYNTEVSYCQGMSQIAAILLMYLNEEDAFWALSQLLTNSKHAMHGFFIPGFPKLHRFQAHHELVLSKMLPKLKKHMDKEQMTTGIYTTKWFLQCFIDRTPFTLTLRLWDIYVLEGDKTLTAMAYTTLKLHKKRLQKFQLEDLREFIQEKLGASYFLPDDVVVEQLQAAMSELRSKKLDQSSPGAAKPDELPKKPLGEERPVLLLPLPPDSPPEIKQDLQPHSQPDTESQQSDSNTQHKASPAEDPGSRSLSGTNTPSLPSPDTVVVQTQRTPSPIRPCRAPPLPPKTNKPCPAVGLDRDVKETLKESSQTEDGGEPERKPGDLETKEEPVEWPPPYIPPPLDPPTMQAEEEIMDFPDLPPPPLSFAEQIDARRLDCDSPRPGSRTRPETQRRTPSPRPDSPLVTQKPPVAPDVTQRKPLPPPKPFLPCSLTSSPRLPPPKPTKFPVSLYVPVPAGSRRPSNTSQYDNLSEVDEDDRSVERLLGSTPEENPSMHSNPPHTINRDYDPARNPLPQPPVFIPPSPSPTPPSLCTLPSLPQEPEFEGQDSWVEDSILPPPPPSFADRLTPLQCSVACCSDPHRAPSPSYSKPFSRGPRDRSAFPAPLLYTRSPPGNSRTSGPSAVGVPLVRSSPDFCRMPPGGQPLPKSVTF